The nucleotide window GGCTCGTCCGACGTCTCCGTGGAGGTCGTCGGCGTGGCCCCGGGGCGGGGCGGGCTCTCCGTGACGGCCGACTCCAGCGGCGACACGACGCTCGTGACCCTCACGGCGGCGGACGACGGTCCGCCGGTCCACTGGTCCGCGCGGACCGGGGCGTCCTGGCTCTACCTGAGCCGGTCGTCGGGGACGCTGCGGCCGGGGGAGTCGGTGACGATCAGGGTGTACGTCGACCGTCTGCGCGAGCCGAACGGCGCGTGGAGCGCGCGGGTGGCGGTCGCGCCGGCGGGGGCGGTCGTGACGATCAGCGGGTACGGGGCGGCGGGGCCGTCGCGGCCGGGCCCCGGGCCCCGGCCGGATCCGCCGGCGCCGTCCGGTCCCGGACCGTCCGGCCCGGGGCCTTCGGAGCCCGGGCCGGACGGTCCGGGACCCGGTCCCGAACCGACGCCGTCCGGTCCTGGACCCTCGGAGCCCGGACCGTCCGATCCCGGGACGGGCGGGCCGAGCCCGTCGGACCCGGAGCCGGAGCCGCCGCCGGAGTCCTCCGGAGGTTCTGCGGGATCGCCCACCGGAGGAGACGGGGAGCCGGGTTCCCCGGGGGGATGAGCGCTGCCGCCGGTCGTCGCTCGCCCGCGGGTCCCTCGTGGTCCCCCGGCCTTCGGCCGGGGGGTACCCCAGGTTGCGCAGTTCCCCGCGCCCCTGACGGCGCGCGGGTTCCCGGTGCTCACACGACGGGGGTCGGGTCCGCGGGGTGCGGGGCCAGCAGGGGGAGCTGGGAGGCGAGGCGTTCCTCGCAGAGGGCCGTCAGACGGTCGTAGCCCGACGTGCCCATCAGCTCGATCAGTTCCGGGCGGTACGAGACGTACACCGGGTCCCCCGCGCCGTGGGCCGAGGTCGCCGACGTGCACCACCAGTGCAGGTCGTGGCCGCCGGGACCCCAGCCGCGGCGGTCGTACTCGCCGATCGACACCTGCAGCACGCGGGTGTCGTCGGGCCGGTCGATCCACTCGTACGTCCGCCGCACCGGCAGCTGCCAGCAGACGTCCGGCTTGGTCTCCAGCGGCTCGCGGCCCTCCTTGACGGCCAGGATGTGCAGCGAGCAGCCCATGCCGCCGGCGAAACCGGGGCGGTTCTGGAAGATGCAGGACCCCTGGTACGGGCGCGTCTGCCGCTCACCGTCCTCGTCCTGCGAGACCCAGCCGGTCGCGGTGCCCACGTCGTGGTGCTGCCAGATGTCCGGCGTGAGCCGCGCCACGTGGTCCGCGACGCGCTTCTCGTCGTCCTCGTCCGAGAAGTGGGCGCCCAGCGTGCAGCAGCCGTCGTCCGCGCGCCCCGCCTGGATGCCCTGGCAGCCGCTTCCGAAGACGCAGTTCCAGCGAGAGGTCAGCCAGGTCAGGTCGCAGCGGAAGACCTGCTCGTCGTCGGCCGGATCCGGGAACTCCACCCACGCGCGTGCGAAGTCGAGCCCCTTCTCGTCGCCCTTCGGGGGCTTGGGAAGCTTTCCGGGCTTCTTGGACCCGCGGACCTTCGTCCGGAGCAGGTCCTCGACGGGTTCGGTGGCGGAACTCGCGGACGATTTGTCGCTCTTCGCCTTTTTCGTCTTTGGCACCCGTCCAGAGTAAGTCGCCCGCGACCACTCCGGGGACGGCCGGGCGGTCCGGGCGCAGTAGCGTGCCGTACATGAGACTCGGTGTCCTGGACGTGGGTTCGAACACGGTGCACCTGCTGGTGGTGGACGCACACCCCGGCGCACGCCCGCTGCCCGCGCATTCGTACAAGGTGGAGCTGCGGCTCGCCCAACTCCTCGACGACAGCGGCTCGATCCACCCCGAGGGCGTCGACAGACTGATCGCCGTCATCAAGGAGGCGCTCGAGGCCGCCGAGGACAAGGGTGTCGAGGACCTGCTGCCGTTCGCGACCTCCGCGGTGCGCGAGGCGGGCAACGCCGACGAGGTGCTGGCCCGGGTGCGCGACGAGACCGGTGTGGAGCTCCAGGTCCTCACCGGCGCCGAGGAGGCCCGGCTCACCTTCCTCGCCGCCCGCCGCTGGTTCGGCTGGTCGGCCGGGAAACTGCTCGTCCTGGACATCGGCGGCGGTTCGCTGGAGATCGCGTACGGGATGGACGAGGAGCCCGACGCGGCCGCCTCCCTGCCGCTCGGCGCGGGCCGGCTGACCGCGGGCTGGCTGCCGACCGATCCGGCGGACCCGGCGGAGGTCAAGGCCCTGCGCCGCCATGTGCGGACCCAGATCGCCCGTACGGTCGGGGAGTTCAGCCGGTTCGGCGCCCCCGACCACGTGGTCGCCACCTCCAAGACCTTCAAGCAGCTGGCCCGCCTCGCCGGGGCCGCGCGCTCGGCCGACGGCCTGTACGTGCCGCGCGAGCTCAAGCGCCGCTCCCTGGAGGACTGGGTCCCGCGCCTGGCCGCCATGACCACCGCCGAACGCGCCGAGCTCCCCGGGGTCTCGGAGGGCCGCGCGGGCCAGCTCCTGGCCGGCGCCGTCGTGGCCGAGGGGGCGATGGCCCTCTTCGAGGTGGAAACGGTGGACATATGCCCCTGGGCCCTCCGCGAGGGAGTGATCCTCCGAAACCTGGACCAGATGACAACCCCGTGAGGACGCGGGCGACGGCGCGGTCTTCGGCTTTCGGGGGCGCGGGCGACGGCGCGGTCTTCGGCTTTCGGGGGCGCGGGGAACGGCGCAGTCTTTTCAGGGGCGCGGGGAACGGCGCGAGCAACCCCCACCGGACCGGCCACGAGCCCACCCACCCCGCACCCCCACCCCCCACCCCGCCACACCCGACGGACCCACCCCGTAACCTGTCCCCGTGGCAGAACCAGTCGTGCGCATCCCGGATGCGAAGGTCGCCCTGTCCACGGCCTCCGTCTATCCGGAGTCGACAGCGACGGCCTTCAAGATCGCCGCGCGCCTCGGCTACGACGGCGTCGAGGTCATGGTGTGGACCGATCCGGTCAGCCAGGACATCGAAGCCCTGCGCCGCCTCAGCGACTACCACGGCGTCCCGATCCTCGCCGTGCACGCCCCCTGCCTGCTCATCACCCAGCGCGTCTGGTCCACCGACCCGTGGACCAAGCTCCAGCGCGCCCGGGCGGCAGCCGAGAGGCTCGGGGCGAGCGCGGTCGTCGTGCACCCCCCGTTCCGCTGGCAGCGCCAGTACTCCCGTGACTTCGTCACCGGAATCTGGCGGATAGCCGACGAGACGGACGTACGGTTCGCCGTCGAGAACATGTACCCCTGGCGCTACCGCGACCGCGAGATGCTCGCCTACGCACCCGACTGGGACGTCACGAAGGACGACTACCGGCACTTCACGATCGACCTGAGCCACACCGCGACGGCCCGCACCGACGCGCTCCAGATGGTCGACCGCATGAGCGACCGCCTGGGCCACGTCCACCTCGCCGACGGCAACGGCTCCAACAAGGACGAGCACCTGGTCCCCGGCCGCGGCACCCAGCCCTGTGCCGAACTGCTCGAACGGCTCGTCCTGTCCGGCTTCGACGGCCACGTCGTCATCGAGGTCAACACCCGCCGGGCCATGTCGAGCGCCGAGCGCGAGGCCGACCTGGCGGAGGCCCTCGCCTTCACCCGCCTCCACCTCGCTTCGGCGGCCCGGATCCCGCGTCCATGACAGCCGCCGCCCCGCGCCGCCGGGGCCGCCCCTCCCGTACGGACTCGGCGGACGGCCCCGCGGCCCGCGACCGCATCCTGGCGGCGGCCCGCGAGGAGTTCGCCGAGCGGGGTTTCGAGAAGACCTCCGTACGCGGCATCGCGAAGACGGCGGACGTGGACGCGGCGCTCGTGCACCACTACTTCGGCACCAAGGAGCAGGTCTTCGAGGCGGCCATCGAGGTCGCCATCGGCCCCCTCCTGAGCGCCCCCGGCTCGGTCGGCGAGGGCCCCCTCGACGGCGTCGGCGAGCGGCTGGCCCGCTTCTTCTTCGGGGTCTGGGAGAACCCGGCCACCCGCGGGGCCCTGCTGGCGATCGTCCGCTCCGCCGTGAACAACGAGACCGCGGCCGGCGTCTTCCGCCGGCTGATCTCCGCCCAGCTGCTGCGCCGCGTCGCCCTCCAGCTGGATCTCCCGGACGCCGAACTGCGCGCCGAACTGGCCGCCGCGCAACTCGTGGGCATCGCCATGCTGCGCTACGTGATCAAGGTGGAACCCCTGGCCTCGGCGGACCCGGAACAGATCATCGCCAGGGTCTCCCCGGTGATCCAGTCCCACCTGACCGCTCCCTGAACCGGGCGGCCCTCCACGGGCGCCCCCGAAGGAGCGCGGGGAACCGCGCCCAGCCCCACCCGACCGTCACCGAACATCAGGTCCCCAGGCCCCGGGCACCCGATCTCCCAGGCCCAGGCACCCGGAACCCGAGACAGCCGTCCCGCATTCCGGACGCCATGTCCGAACCCTGGATGACCGGCGTACGCTCGACGACAGTCAACACTCTCCGAAGGAGCGATCGACGATGCCCGAGCTGAGGTCCCGCACAGTCACCCACGGCCGCAACATGGCGGGCGCACGCGCCCTTATGCGCGCCTCCGGTGTACCGGGCGCGGACATCGGCCGCAAGCCGATCGTCGCGGTCGCCAACTCCTTCACGGAGTTCGTCCCGGGCCACACCCACCTCCAGCCGGTCGGCCGGATCGTCAGCGAGGCCGTCACGGCCGCGGGCGGCATCCCGCGCGAGTTCAACACGATCGCCGTCGACGACGGCATCGCGATGGGCCACGGCGGAATGCTGTACTCCCTGCCGTCCCGCGACCTCATCGCGGACAGCGTGGAGTACATGGTGGAGGCCCACTGCGCCGACGCCCTGATCTGCATCTCCAACTGCGACAAGATCACGCCCGGCATGCTGATGGCCGCCCTGCGCCTGAACATCCCGACGGTCTTCGTCTCCGGCGGCCCCATGGAGTCCGGCCGCGCCACGCTGGTCGACGGCACGGTCCGTACGCTCGACCTGGTCGACGCGATGTCCGAGGCGGCGAACGAGAAGGTCTCGGACGAGGACATCCTCCGTATCGAGGAGAACGCCTGTCCGACCTGCGGGTCCTGTTCCGGCATGTTCACGGCCAACTCCATGAACTGCCTGACCGAGGCCATCGGCCTGTCCCTGCCCGGCAACGGCTCGGTCCTCGCCACGCACACGGCCCGCAAGGGCCTGTACGAGGACGCGGGCCGCACGGTGATGGACATCACCCGCCGGTACTACGAGCAGGACGACGAGTCGGTCCTGCCGCGCAACGTCGCCACGATCGAGGCCTTCGAGAACGCCATGGCCCTCGACATCGCCATGGGCGGCTCGACCAACACGATCCTGCACCTGCTGGCCGCCGCCGAGGAGGGCGGCGTCGCGTTCGGCCTGGACGAGATCAACGCGGTCTCGCGCCGCGTGCCGTGCCTCGCGAAGGTCGCCCCGAACGTGGCGAAGGACCGCACGTACTACATGGAGGACGTGCACCGGGCCGGCGGCATCCCCGCCCTGCTCGGCGAGCTCCACCGCGCGGGCCATCTGAACGAGGACGTGCACTCGGTGCACAGCCCGTCCCTGTCGGACTGGCTCAAGACCTGGGACGTCCGCGCCGGTTCCCCCTCCCCGGAGGCCCTGGAGCTGTGGTTCGCGGCACCCGGCGGCGTCCGCTCGTCCGAGGCCTTCTCCCAGTCCGAGCGCTGGGAGGCCCTCGACACGGACGCGGAGGGCGGCTGCATCCGCTCGGCGGAGCACGCGTACTCCAAGGACGGCGGACTGGCGGTCCTCAAGGGCAACCTCGCCGTCGACGGCTGCGTCGTGAAGACAGCCGGCGTGGACGAGTCGATCTGGACCTTCGAGGGCCCGGCGGTCGTCTGCGAGTCGCAGGAGGAGGCCGTCGACAAGATCCTCAAGAAGGAGATCACGCACGGCGACGTCGTCGTCATCCGCTACGAGGGCCCCAAGGGCGGCCCCGGCATGCAGGAGATGCTCTACCCGACCTCCTTCCTCAAGGGCCGCGGTCTGGGCAAGACCTGCGCCCTGGTCACCGACGGCCGCTTCTCCGGCGGCACCTCGGGCCTGTCCATCGGGCACGCGTCGCCCGAGGCGGCGTCCGGCGGCACCATCGCCCTGGTCCGCGACGGCGACCGCATCCGCATCGACATCCCGAACCGCAGCATCGAGCTGCTGGTCGCCGACGAGGAACTGGCCGCCCGCCGCGAGGCCCTCGGCGGTGTGTACGCACCGGTCGCCCGCGAGCGCAAGGTCTCGGCCGCCCTGCGCGCGTACGCCGCGATGGCCACCAGCGCCGACCGGGGCGCGGTCCGCGACGTCTCCAAGCTCGGCTGACCCGACTCCGCCCCACCGCGTACGCGAACCCGCCCGGTCCTCACCACCGGGCGGGTTCGTCGTTCGTGGAGCTCACCAGTCGCGTGGAGCTCACCAGCCGGCGGGCCTGCGGGCGTCCACGGCGAAGACGCTGCCGTCGGGTGCGCCGGCGAAGACCTCGCCGTCCATGACCACCGGCCGGGGCAGTTCCGCCACGACCCGTGCCGTGTCGCCGCCGAGCCGGGGGCGGGTCTGGCCCAGCGGTTCACCGCGGCGGGCGTCCGTGGCGAGCAGACGGCCGTCGGGAGCGGTGACGTACACGCGGCCGCCCGACACCACGGGCCGCGACGGACGGCTGACCGACGTCTCCAGGCGCCACAGCTCGGCGCCCACCCCGTTCTTCCCGGCCCGGCGCGTGTCGACGGCCACGAGCGAGCCGCCCACGTCGCTCAGGTACGCGACGCCACCGCTCTGCGCGGCGGACGCCCGGTCGAGCGGGGTCGGCAGGGACACCCGGCGGGCGCTGCGCTTTCCGCTGTCGAACCGGACGATCGCGTCGACCAGCTGGTCGGCATTGGTCGACAGCAGGTACAGGGCTCCGTCCGGCGCGGAGAACGGGCTCAGGTTCCCGGCCGCAGACCTCGTCCACAGCACGGTGCCGCCCTCCACGGACACCGCGCTGACCTGCGTGGCGGTCCCGTCGGCGGAGGGCGTCACCGCGTAGAGGACGCCCGGACCGGACCTGGTCCCGGCCGGACCGCCGATCCACTGGGTGCCGACACCGCCGATCCGCGTGCTCCAGCGCTCCCCGCCCGTCGCACTGTCCAGCGCCCGCACGGTGCCGTGCCCACCGACGAGGAGTGTGGTGTCGGCGCTGTGCACGACGGCGGCGTACGCGGAGATGTCGGCCTCCCAGCTCTGCGTGCCCGACCGGGGGTCGACCGCTGTGAGCCGGCTGCCGCTCGTGAGGTGCAGCAGACCGCCGGACAGCTCGGGCGGCGTCTTGGCCCCCGCCGAGCCACCACCGTCACCCTCACCCTCTCCTTTGTACGACCACAGGACCCGGCCGTTCGAGGGATCGAGCCGCGCTGCCGGAACCCCCGGGGCCGAGCAGTAGAGGGCGCCCCCACCCGAAGTGCAGACGGGCGGCACGGCACCGGCGCCGTCGCCCTGCGTGCCGCCGAGAACCGTGCTCCACGGCCGGAAGGTCCCGGGGCTCGCCTCGGCGGGACCGGCCGTGGTCGTCCCGGCCGAGGTCAGCTCCCGTACGCCGAACGCGCCCCCGGCGGCCAGTACGAGCGTGACGCCGACCACCGTGACCCGCCCGGGACGCCGACGGACCCACGAGGAAGCGGCCGGTCGCGACCTCGATCCCGATCCTGATCCCGACCCCGGTTCTGATTCCGGTTCCGGTTCCGGTTCCGTCCGCGGTTGCGGTCCCGCACCGATGTGCGTCTCGTCCGGGGAGCGCCGCTGGGCGGGGATGCGGGGCCTGGGCGCCGACGCGGGCACCGGCTGCCGCAGGGCGTCCATCACCTCGGCGGGCAGCGGCCGTTCGGCCGGATCCTTCGCGAGGCAGCGCAGGATCAGCGGTACCAGGTCGTCCGGGACGCCCGCGAGATCCGGTTCGTTGTGCACCACCTGGTACGCCACGACGTACGGGCTGTTGGAGTCGAAGGGGCCGCGGCCCGTCGCCGCGTGGGCCAGCACCGCGCCCATCGCGAACACGTCCGCGGCCGGTCCGACCTCCCGCGGCCGCTGGAACTGCTCGGGCGCCATGAAGGGCGGCGAACCGATCAGCTTCCCGGTCTCCGTACGCACATCACTGTCCGTCGGCCGCGAGATGCCGAAGTCGATGACCTTGGGGCCGTCGGGCGCGAGCAGGACGTTGCTCGGCTTGAGATCGCGGTGGACCACACCTGCCCGGTGGATGTCGCGCAGTGCCTCGGCCAGACCGGCCCCGAGCCTGCGCACCTCGGCGGCCTCCATCGCACCGTTCCGCTTCACCTGCTCGGCGAGCGTGGGACCGGGGATGAACAGCGTTGCCATCCACGGCAGCGTGGCATGGGGATCCGCGTCCACCACGGGGGCGGTGAAGGCTCCGCTCACCCGCCGGGCGGCGCTCACCTCCTGCCGGAAGCGGGCCCTGAACTCGGGATCCGCCGCATGCTCGCCATGCACGACCTTGATCGCGAGACGCAGGCCGGAGGCGGACGTCGCGAGGTGCACCACACCCATGCCACCCGCACCCAGGCAGGATTCGAGGCGGTACTGCCCGGCATAGTCCGGGTGTTCCGCTTCCTGTCCGGGTCCGAAGCTGCGCAGCGGGGCCATGGCCCACCCCCGTGTCTGTGTCCGCCGAGCGACGCACGGAGCCTAGTCGATGGTGCGTGCGATGTCGGACGTGCTTGCTAGCCTGCGCGGGTCGCGGGCGGAATCCGTGGCAGCGGTTACAGGAAGTACATCAACGGGGGTGGCAGCGATGGCTGTTGAGGAAGGTACGAGAACGGTCGACGACGCGGTCGACAGCGCGGCGGAGGGGGCGGTGGCGGTCCGCTACTCGGTGGCGGAGGGCATCCGCCTGAACGTCCGCAGCGGGCCGGGCACGCAGTACCAGCTCATCAAGGCGCTGGCACTCGGCGCCCGGGTGCCGATCAACTGCCAGAAGCCCGGCGAGTGGGTGAGCGGCACGTACGGCACGACGAACCTCTGGGACAACATCGCCAACGGCGAGTACGTCTCGGACGCGTACGTCCACACGGGCAGCGACGGGTACGTGGCGGCGCGCTGCGCCTGACGCCCCGGCCGACCGGCCCTCGCGGCCCACGGGGTAAGCAGCCCGTGGGCCGCGAGGGCTGAGGCGATAATCGAGCGGTGAGCGACGAAGCAGGCACCACCGCAGCCACTACCGCGGGCGCCACCGCAGGCCCCCGCCCCGAACCGATCCGCTTCTTCGGAACGACCTGGGTGGACCATGACGGCGGCTACGCGGTCCGCCGTGCCGCCGCGGCCGTCGGCGCACTCGCCGTGATCGTGGCCGGCTGCCTGGTCCTCCGCTTCGCGTACGAGGGTCTGGAGATCGCAGCCGTGGGCGGCTTCGTCACCGTCCTCGTGGTGACGATGTTCGCCGTCTGCAGCGCGCTCGCGTTCCGCCACACCTGGGCGGGTTATGCGCAGCGCCCGGCCCCGGACACGCAGTCCTCCCTGCGCGGCCTGCTGGCCATCGGTTTCATCGGCACCCTCACCGCGTACTTCTTCCGCGCCCTGACGGAAGCCCCGGGCGAACACCTGCACCGCACCGAGTACGAGACGGCCCGCGCCGCGTACAACCGCCGAGCGCCCCGCCGCAGAGGACGCTGAGGCCGACCCACCCCCACCGGTCGGGGCGCACGGAAAGCCCCGGTGCTTTCAAGGGGCGCGGGGAACTGCGCGCTCAGCCACAGCCCACCCGGCCCATCCCAAACCGGCGGCAGCCACGACGGCCCCATGACCGACTCCTCCTCACCTACCCCCAGCCCTGGCCCTCAGGTGGGGTGGAACACCGCCGTCCGTGATGTGCCCTGGCAGGACGAGCAGAGCCGGCACGTGGAGGAGCTCATCGGCGGTGACGTCGCCGAGAAGCGGGCCTCGGGCCTCCGGGCCCACGCGGAGGACGTCTTCGCGGAAGCCCCGTACGCGCCGCGCGGGCTTGACGACCCCACGACCCGGGCGCAATATTCATCACATGATGAATATAGCGTCGGGCCCACCCGACCCCGCATCACCGGCCCCCGACCCCACACCACCGACCACCGACCACCCGGCGGTCCACGCCGTCGGCCTCACCGTCCTCCGCGGCCCCCGCCAGGTCCTGCGCGGCATCGACTTCGACGTCCCCCGCGGCCGTATCACCGGCCTGCTCGGCCCCTCCGGCTGCGGCAAGTCCACCCTCATGCGGTCGATCGTCGGCACCCAGGCCAAGGTCACCGGCACCCTGGACGTCCTCGGCCTCCCCGCCGGAGACCCCGCCCTCCGCTCCCGCATCGGTTACGTCACCCAGGCCCCCTCCGTCTACGACGACCTGTCGGTCCGCCAGAACCTCGACTACTTCGCCGCGATCCTCGACCCCGGCCGCGCGGCCGCCGACCGCCGCCACGAGAGCGTCACCCGCGCCATCTCCGACGTCGACCTCGCCACCCACGCCGACGCCCTCGCGGGCAACCTCTCCGGCGGCCAGCGCAACCGCGTCTCCCTCGCCGCGGCCCTCCTCGGCACCCCGGAGCTCCTCGTCCTCGACGAACCCACGGTCGGCCTCGATCCCGTACTCCGCCGCGACCTCTGGCAGCTCTTCCACGCCATCGCCGCCGACCGGGGCGCCACCCTCCTCGTCTCCTCCCACGTCATGGACGAGGCCGAGCGCTGCCACCGCCTGCTCCTGATGCGCGAGGGCGAAATCCTCGCCGGGGGCACCCCGGACGCCCTGCGCACCCGTACCGGCACCGACACCGTCGAGGCCGCCTTCCTCCACCTGGTCGACGAAGCGATCGCGGCCGGCGACCGGCCGCACAAGGAGACCCTCCGATGAACACGACCAGCACCTCAGATACCTCAGGTACCCCACGTACGAGTCCGGCCACACCGGGCTCACCGGCCGAGCCGCGCGCCTTCGGCCTCGCGCGCACCACCGCCACCGCGACCCGGGTCCTGCGCCAGCTCCGCCACGACCCGCGCACGATCGCGCTGATGATCCTCATCCCGTGCGTGATGCTCCTGCTGCTCCGCTACGTCTTCGACGGCAGCCCGCGCACCTTCGACTCCATCGGCGCCTCGCTGCTCGGCGTCTTCCCCCTCATCACGATGTTCCTGGTGACCTCCATCGCCACCCTGCGCGAACGCACCTCCGGCACCCTGGAACGCCTCCTCGCCATGCCCCTCGGCAAGGCCGACCTCATCGCCGGCTACGCCCTCGCCTTCGGGGCGATCGCCGTCGTCCAGTCCGTCCTCGCCACCGGCCTCGCCGTCTGGGTCCTGGGCCTCGACGTCACCGGCTCGGCCTGGCTGCTCCTCCTGGTCGCGCTGTTCGACGCCCTGCTCGGCACCGCTCTGGGCCTCTTCGTCTCGGCGTTCGCGTCCTCCGAGTTCCAGGCCGTCCAGTTCATGCCGGCCGTGATCTTCCCCCAGCTCCTCCTCTGCGGCCTGTTCACCCCGCGCTCCGACATGCACCCCGTACTGGAGGGCATCTCCGACGTCCTGCCCATGTCGTACGCCGTCGACGGCATGAACGAGGTCCTCCAGCACACCGACGTCACCGCCGCCTTCGTCCGCGACACCCTGATCGTCGCGGCCTGCGCCCTCCTCGTCCTGATCCTCGGCGCGGCCACCCTCCGCCGCCGCACCGCCTGACTCCGGACAGCCCCGCCCGCGTCCCGCCCAGCGGACAACGCAGCCCGCTCCCGTACCCCGGTGCGAGGATGGGCCCCGGACGACGTACCCCGGAGGGCAACCGAACATGAGCCAGAAAGTCGCGGTGCTCGGCACCGGCAAGATCGGCGAGGCCCTGCTCAGCGGAATGATCCGAGCGGGCTGGGCGCCCACCGACCTCCTGGTCACCGCTCGCCGCCCGGAGCGCGCCAGGGAACTCCAGGAGCGCCACGGCGTCACCGCCGTCACCAACCAGGAGGCCGCCAAGACGGCGGACACCCTGATCCTCACGGTCAAGCCCCAGGACATGGGCACCCTGCTCGACGAACTCGCCGCGCACGTCCCCGCCGGCCGCCTGATCATCAGCGGCGCCGCGGGCATCCCCACCGCCTTCTTCGAGGAGCGCCTCGCCCAGGGCACCCCGGTCGTCCGGGTCATGACGAACACCCCCGCCCTCGTCGACGAGGCCATGTCCGTCATCTCCGCCGGCAGCCACGCCACCGCCGAGCACCTCGCCCACGCCGAGGAGATCTTCGGCGCCGTCGGCAAGACGCTCCGCGTCCCCGAGTCCCAGCAGGACGCCTGCACCGCCCTCTCCGGCTCGGGCCCGGCGTACTTCTTCTACCTGGTCGAGGCCATGACCGACGCGGGCATCCTGCTCGGCCTGCCCCGCGACAAGGCCCACGACCTGATCGTCCAGTCCGCGATCGGCGCCGCCGTGATGCTCCGCGACAGCGGCGAGCACCCCGTGAAGCTCCGCGAGAACGTCACGTCCCCCGCGGGCACCACGATCAACGCCATCCGCGAGCTCGAGAACCACGGCGTACGCGCCGCCCTCATCGCCGCCCTGGAGGCGGCCCGCGACCGCAGCCGCGAACTGGCCTCCGGCAACAGCTAGAGGCCCCGGGGCCGGACCAGCCTCCGGCCCCCCGCCCCGCCGCTCCTCACTCCGCAGGCAGCAGCCCGATCGCCCGGTACGCCGCGTCCACCCTCGGCCTCGCCATCCCCCTGGCCTTCTCGGCACCCTCGCGCAGCACCTTCTCCACGTACGCGGAATCGGCGCACAGCTCCCGGTGCCTGCGCCGTACGGGGTCGAGGAGTTCCACCACGGCGTCGGCGGTGTCCTTCTTCAGCGCTCCGTACGTCTGGTACGCGCCGGCCAGTTCGTCCGGGTTCCCGTCCGTGCAGGCCGCGAGGATCTCCAGCAGGTTCGAGACCCCGGGCCGGGCCTCCCGGTCGTGGACGACGTCCGACCCGCTGTCGGTCACGGCCCGCATGATCTTCTTCCGGACGGCCTCGGGCTCGTCGAGCAGATAGACGATCCCCGGCCCCGCGTCGTCGGACTTCCCCATCTTCGACGTCGGGTCCTGCAGGTTCATGACCCGCGCCGCCACCTCCGGATGCGTGGTCCGCGGCACCACGAACGTCTGCCCGTACCGCTGGTTGAACCGCACCGCCAGGTCCCGCGTCAGCTCCACGTGCTGCGCCTGGTCGTCCCCCACCGGCACCTCGTCGGTCCCGTACGCCAGAATGTCCGCCGCCATCAGCACGGGGTACGTCAGCAGCGACAGCCGCACACTCCCGCCCCGCGCCCGCTCGGCCGCCGCCTTCTCCTTGTACTGGATCATCCGGCGCATCTCGCCGTCGGTCGCCACGCACTCGAGCAGGTACGACAGCCGCGCGTGCTCATCGACATGACTCTGTACGAAGACGGTGCACAGCTTCGGATCGAGCCCCGCGGCCAGCAGCAGGGTGGCCGCCTGCCGGCTGAGCCTGCGCACGCGTCCGGGATCGTGGTCCACGGTCAGGGCGTGCAGGTCGACGACACAGAACAGCGCGTCGGCCCCGTGCTGGTCGACCTCGCTCCAGCGCCGCATCGCCCCCAGGTAGTTGCCCAGGGTCAGATGCCCGGTCGGCTTGATCCCGCTGAAGACCCTCTTCATTCCGCTACCTCCTGGTCGAGGCCGCCACCACCGCCGGCCGGCGCCCCGGGGAGGAACGAAAACGGCCGCCGAGGCGGCGGCCGTTGGGTACACGCGTATGTACGGCCGCCGTCAGGCGGCCCACCACAGCTGGGTGCACGCGTGCGTAGTCATGGCCCCGAGCGTACGCCTCCGGGGTGGACCCCGACAGCAGGTTGACACGCCCGGGCCCGCTACGTAGTGTTCTCCGAGTTGTCCGACGTGAGCGCCGACTTCGGTTGGTCCCCGGACA belongs to Streptomyces sp. V3I8 and includes:
- a CDS encoding PQQ-binding-like beta-propeller repeat protein, whose protein sequence is MAPLRSFGPGQEAEHPDYAGQYRLESCLGAGGMGVVHLATSASGLRLAIKVVHGEHAADPEFRARFRQEVSAARRVSGAFTAPVVDADPHATLPWMATLFIPGPTLAEQVKRNGAMEAAEVRRLGAGLAEALRDIHRAGVVHRDLKPSNVLLAPDGPKVIDFGISRPTDSDVRTETGKLIGSPPFMAPEQFQRPREVGPAADVFAMGAVLAHAATGRGPFDSNSPYVVAYQVVHNEPDLAGVPDDLVPLILRCLAKDPAERPLPAEVMDALRQPVPASAPRPRIPAQRRSPDETHIGAGPQPRTEPEPEPESEPGSGSGSGSRSRPAASSWVRRRPGRVTVVGVTLVLAAGGAFGVRELTSAGTTTAGPAEASPGTFRPWSTVLGGTQGDGAGAVPPVCTSGGGALYCSAPGVPAARLDPSNGRVLWSYKGEGEGDGGGSAGAKTPPELSGGLLHLTSGSRLTAVDPRSGTQSWEADISAYAAVVHSADTTLLVGGHGTVRALDSATGGERWSTRIGGVGTQWIGGPAGTRSGPGVLYAVTPSADGTATQVSAVSVEGGTVLWTRSAAGNLSPFSAPDGALYLLSTNADQLVDAIVRFDSGKRSARRVSLPTPLDRASAAQSGGVAYLSDVGGSLVAVDTRRAGKNGVGAELWRLETSVSRPSRPVVSGGRVYVTAPDGRLLATDARRGEPLGQTRPRLGGDTARVVAELPRPVVMDGEVFAGAPDGSVFAVDARRPAGW
- a CDS encoding EamA/RhaT family transporter encodes the protein MSDEAGTTAATTAGATAGPRPEPIRFFGTTWVDHDGGYAVRRAAAAVGALAVIVAGCLVLRFAYEGLEIAAVGGFVTVLVVTMFAVCSALAFRHTWAGYAQRPAPDTQSSLRGLLAIGFIGTLTAYFFRALTEAPGEHLHRTEYETARAAYNRRAPRRRGR
- a CDS encoding ABC transporter ATP-binding protein produces the protein MMNIASGPPDPASPAPDPTPPTTDHPAVHAVGLTVLRGPRQVLRGIDFDVPRGRITGLLGPSGCGKSTLMRSIVGTQAKVTGTLDVLGLPAGDPALRSRIGYVTQAPSVYDDLSVRQNLDYFAAILDPGRAAADRRHESVTRAISDVDLATHADALAGNLSGGQRNRVSLAAALLGTPELLVLDEPTVGLDPVLRRDLWQLFHAIAADRGATLLVSSHVMDEAERCHRLLLMREGEILAGGTPDALRTRTGTDTVEAAFLHLVDEAIAAGDRPHKETLR
- a CDS encoding ABC transporter permease, which translates into the protein MNTTSTSDTSGTPRTSPATPGSPAEPRAFGLARTTATATRVLRQLRHDPRTIALMILIPCVMLLLLRYVFDGSPRTFDSIGASLLGVFPLITMFLVTSIATLRERTSGTLERLLAMPLGKADLIAGYALAFGAIAVVQSVLATGLAVWVLGLDVTGSAWLLLLVALFDALLGTALGLFVSAFASSEFQAVQFMPAVIFPQLLLCGLFTPRSDMHPVLEGISDVLPMSYAVDGMNEVLQHTDVTAAFVRDTLIVAACALLVLILGAATLRRRTA
- the proC gene encoding pyrroline-5-carboxylate reductase produces the protein MSQKVAVLGTGKIGEALLSGMIRAGWAPTDLLVTARRPERARELQERHGVTAVTNQEAAKTADTLILTVKPQDMGTLLDELAAHVPAGRLIISGAAGIPTAFFEERLAQGTPVVRVMTNTPALVDEAMSVISAGSHATAEHLAHAEEIFGAVGKTLRVPESQQDACTALSGSGPAYFFYLVEAMTDAGILLGLPRDKAHDLIVQSAIGAAVMLRDSGEHPVKLRENVTSPAGTTINAIRELENHGVRAALIAALEAARDRSRELASGNS